In the Bacteroidales bacterium genome, one interval contains:
- the bamA gene encoding outer membrane protein assembly factor BamA, which produces MMNKFSFFLGFIFQTSFFIFSQQDTVLLNLDYRIPKEYEIAGITVSGENVSNPDLIITLSGLSIGQKVKLPSDIFSDAIRRIYKNGSFENVTISLTRVEGNFIYINIDIKDRPRLLAVGIRGLRKSEAKNIKEKINLKKGDILTTYAILNAQRIIENYFVKKGFYEADVRYYLSSDSVGGAYKTLTFEINKGKRVKIEKIHFIGASAIPESKLKRTMKDTKEKRIYGIFKTSKLIRSDFEKDKYLVLQKYREQGYRDASIIKDSLVRGEKGLIVYVFVDEGNRYYFGDITFSGNVKYSDEQLKNILEIKKGDPYNQKWLETRLYMNPNGKDISSLYMDDGYLFFSVSPIEKKIYNDTIDIELQIYEGKQAIINDVTIVGNTKTNDHVILRELKTKPGDLFSRADIIRSQRELMQLRYFNNEKIGVNPKPDPVNGTVDLEYTVEETSNDQLELSGGWGMGRIVGTFGLSFNNFSARKLLDFKSYRPLPSGDGQKVSVRAQSNGLYYQSYNFNFIDPWLGGRKPNMFSFTVYHSIQTNGISKKKDGTLSETGDTLKRQVIKITGISLGLGKRLKWPDDYFNIFYTLGYQHYYLDDFFEAYTFTKGRSNNINLNITLSRNSTFDPIFPKSGSDISISAAFTPPYSLMNKRDYSQMSDEEKFKWLEYHKWKLSMTFYSRLIQNLVLMFRVKYGFLGMYNANVGLSPFERFYLGGDGLSGFALDGREIIGMRGYGNQVLTPRDSKGRQVGATIFSKYTLEFRYPLSTNPMATIFVLAFMEGGDTWLRFKDFTPFQVKRSAGLGVRVYLPMFGLLGLDYGIGFDKIPGIQDPFKGQFHFSINSSID; this is translated from the coding sequence ATGATGAATAAATTTTCTTTTTTTCTTGGATTTATCTTCCAAACATCTTTTTTTATTTTTTCGCAGCAAGATACAGTTTTACTAAATCTGGATTACAGAATTCCAAAAGAGTATGAAATTGCTGGCATTACTGTCTCGGGCGAAAATGTATCCAACCCGGATCTCATCATTACCTTGTCCGGATTAAGTATTGGGCAAAAGGTTAAGTTACCAAGCGATATTTTTTCAGACGCTATTCGGCGAATATATAAGAATGGTTCTTTTGAAAATGTAACAATTTCACTTACTCGTGTTGAAGGGAATTTTATCTATATCAATATTGACATTAAAGACAGGCCGCGTCTTTTGGCTGTTGGTATCAGAGGACTTCGGAAAAGTGAAGCAAAAAACATCAAAGAAAAAATAAATCTAAAAAAAGGTGACATCCTTACGACATATGCTATTCTCAATGCTCAACGAATCATCGAAAACTATTTTGTAAAAAAAGGTTTTTATGAGGCAGATGTCAGATATTATTTGAGTTCAGATTCTGTCGGTGGTGCTTACAAAACATTAACTTTCGAAATAAATAAAGGAAAACGGGTTAAAATTGAAAAAATACATTTTATAGGAGCATCTGCTATACCGGAGAGTAAGCTCAAGAGGACGATGAAAGATACCAAAGAAAAAAGAATTTATGGAATTTTCAAAACTTCAAAGCTTATTAGATCGGATTTTGAAAAAGACAAATATCTTGTTTTGCAGAAATATCGAGAACAAGGATATAGAGATGCTAGTATTATTAAAGATTCTCTCGTTCGTGGGGAAAAGGGTTTGATTGTATACGTATTTGTCGATGAAGGTAATAGATATTATTTTGGTGATATCACCTTTAGTGGTAATGTAAAATATTCTGACGAACAACTTAAAAATATTCTTGAGATAAAAAAGGGTGATCCTTATAATCAAAAATGGCTCGAAACTCGTCTTTACATGAATCCAAATGGAAAAGATATATCGTCTTTATACATGGACGATGGATACTTGTTTTTTTCTGTTAGTCCCATAGAAAAGAAAATATACAATGATACGATCGATATTGAATTGCAAATTTATGAGGGAAAACAAGCTATCATTAATGATGTAACTATAGTTGGCAATACAAAGACAAATGATCATGTTATACTTAGGGAGTTAAAAACAAAACCCGGCGACCTTTTTAGTAGGGCTGATATCATACGTTCGCAGCGTGAATTGATGCAACTTAGGTATTTTAATAATGAAAAAATAGGTGTCAATCCCAAACCTGATCCAGTTAATGGCACAGTCGATTTGGAATACACTGTTGAAGAGACTTCGAACGATCAGTTGGAATTATCAGGTGGGTGGGGCATGGGACGAATAGTTGGGACGTTCGGACTTTCTTTCAATAATTTTTCAGCTAGGAAACTTCTTGATTTTAAAAGTTACAGGCCACTACCTTCTGGAGATGGTCAGAAAGTTTCCGTCAGAGCACAATCGAATGGCTTGTACTATCAAAGCTATAATTTTAATTTTATTGATCCATGGTTAGGTGGGCGAAAACCCAATATGTTCTCTTTTACTGTTTATCATTCCATACAAACCAATGGTATTTCGAAAAAGAAAGATGGAACTTTAAGTGAAACGGGCGACACATTAAAAAGGCAAGTAATTAAAATCACGGGTATTAGTTTGGGACTAGGAAAACGCCTTAAATGGCCAGATGATTATTTTAACATTTTCTACACGTTGGGTTATCAACATTATTATTTAGATGATTTTTTCGAAGCTTATACTTTTACCAAGGGACGTTCTAACAACATAAATTTAAACATCACTCTTTCAAGAAATTCGACTTTCGATCCCATTTTTCCCAAAAGCGGTTCAGATATCTCGATTTCTGCGGCATTTACTCCCCCTTATTCGCTAATGAATAAAAGAGATTATTCTCAAATGTCTGATGAAGAGAAATTCAAGTGGCTTGAATATCATAAATGGAAACTATCCATGACTTTTTACTCCAGGCTAATTCAGAACTTAGTCCTCATGTTCAGGGTAAAATATGGTTTTCTTGGAATGTACAATGCTAATGTTGGCTTGTCGCCTTTCGAAAGATTTTATTTGGGTGGAGATGGATTATCAGGTTTTGCTTTAGACGGACGTGAAATCATCGGTATGCGAGGATATGGAAATCAGGTACTTACCCCGCGTGATTCTAAAGGGAGACAAGTGGGAGCTACAATTTTCAGCAAGTATACGTTGGAATTTCGTTATCCATTATCGACCAACCCTATGGCAACTATTTTTGTTCTGGCTTTTATGGAAGGTGGAGATACTTGGTTACGATTTAAAGACTTTACACCTTTTCAGGTTAAACGCTCTGCTGGCCTTGGGGTAAGAGTCTACCTTCCTATGTTTGGTTTGTTGGGTTTAGATTATGGCATAGGTTTTGATAAAATCCCTGGCATACAAGACCCATTTAAGGGACAGTTTCATTTCTCAATTAATTCGTCAATTGATTAA
- a CDS encoding isoprenyl transferase has protein sequence MGTKKILQHVAIIMDGNGRWAKKQGLSRIAGHTKGAETVKTIVKTAIKNKIQYLTLFAFSTENWNRPENEIKGLMNLLVERMHSEREEFTSRGIKLRILGDLSKFPKHIQEMINKLQEETAQNSTLVLNIALNYGGRCEIVRAAREISRQVLDGKITLDHIDEKLFSRFLYTNDIPDPDLLIRTSGELRISNFLLWQLAYTELYFTPVLWPDFDETEFEKALADYYSRERRFGKISEQIQHDE, from the coding sequence ATGGGAACTAAGAAGATTCTGCAGCATGTAGCTATCATCATGGATGGAAACGGAAGATGGGCAAAGAAACAAGGTTTATCACGAATTGCAGGTCATACCAAAGGGGCTGAAACAGTCAAGACCATTGTTAAAACTGCTATCAAAAACAAAATACAATATTTGACCCTTTTTGCCTTTTCTACTGAGAATTGGAACAGGCCCGAAAACGAAATAAAAGGGTTGATGAATTTACTTGTCGAAAGAATGCATTCAGAACGGGAGGAGTTTACTAGTCGTGGAATTAAACTTCGCATACTTGGGGATTTGAGTAAATTTCCGAAGCATATTCAAGAAATGATCAATAAATTACAGGAAGAAACAGCCCAGAATTCTACCCTTGTGCTCAACATAGCTTTAAATTATGGAGGAAGGTGTGAGATTGTTCGAGCAGCCAGAGAGATTAGTCGTCAGGTATTGGATGGAAAAATAACTTTAGACCATATTGACGAAAAATTATTTTCTCGTTTTCTTTATACGAATGATATACCTGATCCCGATTTGCTAATTCGTACTTCAGGTGAATTAAGGATTTCTAATTTTTTACTTTGGCAATTAGCTTATACTGAACTTTATTTTACACCAGTTCTATGGCCCGATTTTGATGAAACTGAATTTGAAAAAGCACTGGCAGATTATTATTCTCGTGAACGGCGTTTTGGAAAAATTTCAGAGCAAATTCAACATGATGAATAA